The Urbifossiella limnaea genome has a window encoding:
- a CDS encoding DUF1501 domain-containing protein — translation MIYLVGAPPHQDMYDLKMDAPAEIRGPFKPVNTNVSGIRICEHLPKLASIMDKLVPLRSVYGSPSGDHDSFICYTGRTVQKQPPGGWPSLGSTVSKVLGPSEGSVPPFFGLAPDAGHPPYGSPGHPGFLGVAHGAFRPSGPIRQDMVPNPSNAVHLSDRTSLLKEFDRLRSDLGTKGTFDGVDALRRQSLEIMTSSKMVDALDLSKEPLAVREWYGKGDPKNYGDGAPRNLEHFLMARRLVEAGARVVTLNFGRWDFHSDNFGECKNTHFPWFDHGMHALITDLHDRGLDKDVAVVAWGEFGRTPQINKDAGRDHWPQVGGGILAGGGFRTGHVIGATDRTGGTITRRPVHFGEVHATLYRHFGIDPHAVTLPDFSGRPHYLVDEWQALPEVL, via the coding sequence ATGATCTACCTGGTGGGCGCGCCGCCGCACCAGGACATGTACGACCTCAAAATGGACGCCCCGGCGGAGATCCGCGGCCCGTTCAAGCCCGTCAACACGAACGTGTCCGGCATCCGGATCTGCGAGCACCTGCCGAAGCTGGCATCGATCATGGACAAACTCGTCCCGCTCCGGTCGGTGTACGGGTCGCCGAGCGGGGACCACGACTCGTTCATCTGCTACACCGGCCGCACGGTGCAGAAGCAACCGCCGGGCGGGTGGCCGTCCCTCGGTTCGACCGTCTCGAAGGTGCTCGGCCCGTCGGAAGGGTCGGTGCCGCCGTTCTTCGGCCTCGCCCCCGACGCGGGGCACCCGCCCTACGGGTCGCCCGGCCACCCCGGGTTCCTCGGCGTCGCCCACGGCGCGTTCCGCCCGTCGGGTCCGATCCGCCAGGACATGGTCCCGAACCCGAGCAACGCGGTTCACCTCTCGGACCGGACAAGCCTCCTGAAGGAGTTCGACCGCCTCCGGAGTGATCTCGGCACGAAGGGAACGTTCGACGGGGTGGACGCGCTGCGGCGCCAGTCGCTCGAGATCATGACCTCGAGCAAGATGGTGGACGCGCTCGACTTGTCGAAGGAGCCGCTGGCGGTCCGCGAGTGGTACGGCAAGGGCGACCCCAAGAACTACGGGGACGGCGCCCCGCGGAACCTCGAACACTTCCTCATGGCGCGCCGGCTGGTCGAGGCCGGGGCCCGTGTGGTGACGCTGAACTTCGGCCGGTGGGACTTCCACAGCGACAACTTCGGCGAGTGCAAGAACACGCACTTCCCGTGGTTCGATCACGGGATGCACGCGCTGATTACGGACCTCCACGACCGGGGCCTCGACAAGGATGTCGCGGTCGTGGCCTGGGGCGAGTTCGGCCGCACGCCGCAGATCAACAAGGACGCCGGGCGCGACCACTGGCCGCAGGTGGGCGGCGGGATCCTCGCGGGCGGCGGGTTCCGTACCGGGCATGTGATCGGCGCCACCGACCGTACGGGCGGGACCATCACCCGTCGGCCCGTTCACTTCGGCGAGGTGCACGCCACGCTCTACCGTCACTTCGGGATTGACCCTCATGCCGTGACACTCCCGGACTTCAGCGGCCGGCCACACTACCTGGTGGACGAGTGGCAGGCGCTGCCCGAAGTCCTCTGA
- a CDS encoding alpha/beta hydrolase family protein, with protein MCDLRSYPGLEKACGAYGLTRAELEQQLDRHNPVSRLAPLAKAGVPIFHIHGDADTVVPLKDNSEEVAKRYEKLGGKMELKVARGQGHNLWEGFFRCQELVDFVLARSAPAKAPK; from the coding sequence GTGTGCGACCTGCGGAGCTACCCGGGGCTGGAGAAGGCGTGCGGGGCCTACGGGCTGACCCGCGCCGAACTGGAGCAGCAACTCGACCGGCACAACCCGGTCTCGCGGCTCGCGCCGCTGGCCAAGGCGGGCGTGCCGATCTTCCACATCCACGGCGACGCGGACACCGTCGTGCCGCTGAAGGACAATTCGGAGGAAGTGGCGAAGCGGTACGAGAAGCTCGGCGGCAAAATGGAGCTGAAGGTCGCCCGGGGGCAGGGCCACAACCTCTGGGAGGGCTTCTTCCGGTGCCAGGAGTTGGTGGACTTCGTCCTCGCCCGCTCCGCACCCGCGAAGGCACCGAAGTAA
- a CDS encoding DUF1552 domain-containing protein produces the protein MNPKTHWITRRTVLRGFGAAVGLPYLDAMAGATTAAPAPGGGPEPRRLACFYIPGAIGRHGWFPEATGRGYALAPSHAPLARHRDDFTVLTNLLHITGRISGHVHPYNWLTGHNINLTPGTITNTVSMDQVAARHLGPTWLPSLALSFADGVGTATLSRNSLGVDVPATASYRDVFERLFPPADAAQLREAKARLATTRSVLDAAGGSVRDLNRQLGDADRQRLDQYLESVREVERRIGDADRILDRGRPAFDEAARTRSRSVHRHIVRRVEDHELRSFVVRASATASSAADAPRARVR, from the coding sequence ATGAACCCGAAGACGCACTGGATCACCCGGCGGACCGTCCTCCGCGGGTTCGGGGCCGCGGTCGGCCTGCCGTACCTCGACGCGATGGCCGGCGCCACGACGGCCGCCCCGGCGCCCGGCGGCGGCCCCGAACCGCGCCGGCTGGCGTGCTTCTACATCCCGGGGGCGATCGGTCGGCACGGCTGGTTCCCGGAGGCCACCGGCCGCGGCTACGCCCTCGCCCCGTCGCACGCCCCGCTCGCCCGCCACCGCGACGACTTCACCGTCCTCACGAACCTCCTCCACATCACCGGCCGGATCAGCGGCCACGTCCACCCGTACAACTGGCTGACCGGGCACAACATCAACCTCACCCCCGGCACCATCACCAACACCGTGTCGATGGACCAGGTGGCCGCCCGCCACCTCGGCCCGACCTGGCTCCCGTCGCTGGCGCTGTCGTTCGCCGACGGGGTCGGCACCGCCACCCTCTCGCGCAACTCGCTCGGCGTGGACGTGCCGGCCACGGCCAGCTACCGCGACGTGTTCGAGCGGCTCTTCCCGCCGGCCGACGCCGCCCAGTTGCGCGAGGCGAAGGCCCGACTCGCCACCACCCGCAGCGTCCTCGACGCCGCCGGCGGCTCCGTCCGCGACCTGAACCGCCAGCTCGGCGACGCCGACCGCCAGCGGCTCGACCAGTACCTCGAGTCCGTCCGCGAGGTCGAGCGCCGCATTGGCGACGCCGACCGCATCCTCGACCGCGGCCGGCCGGCGTTCGACGAGGCCGCACGGACTCGATCCCGTTCCGTTCACCGCCACATCGTTCGCAGAGTCGAGGATCATGAACTGAGGTCGTTCGTCGTTCGAGCGTCCGCGACTGCTTCGAGCGCCGCGGACGCCCCACGCGCCCGTGTCCGTTGA
- a CDS encoding SGNH/GDSL hydrolase family protein — translation MAKNGRGRGPLKLLFVGNSFTARNDLPGLIARLAEARGQALEHRLIQAGGASLRAHWNAGRAAEAIRDGRYDAVVLQEQSTLPVKNAARMHENVRLFDGVIRAAGARTVLYMTWARLNAPGSQQAITDAYTAVGEELGATVAPVGVAWERFLRDYDEPVLHDRDQSHPTVAGSYLAACVFLAALFRGSPVGVDVEVPGLSAGDRAALQAAAWQAWQSPA, via the coding sequence ATGGCGAAGAATGGTCGCGGCCGCGGACCGCTGAAGCTGCTGTTCGTCGGGAACAGCTTCACCGCCCGAAACGACCTCCCCGGCCTGATTGCACGGCTGGCCGAGGCGCGGGGTCAGGCGCTCGAACACCGCCTGATCCAGGCTGGCGGGGCCTCACTCCGGGCGCACTGGAATGCCGGCCGGGCGGCGGAGGCGATCCGGGACGGCCGGTACGACGCCGTCGTGCTCCAGGAGCAGAGCACGCTGCCCGTCAAGAACGCCGCCCGGATGCACGAGAACGTCCGACTCTTCGACGGGGTGATCAGGGCCGCCGGCGCGAGGACGGTGCTCTACATGACGTGGGCGCGGCTGAACGCGCCGGGCTCGCAGCAGGCGATCACCGACGCGTACACCGCCGTCGGCGAGGAGCTCGGTGCCACAGTCGCCCCGGTCGGCGTCGCGTGGGAGCGGTTCCTCCGGGACTACGACGAGCCCGTCCTCCACGACCGGGACCAGAGCCACCCCACCGTGGCGGGGTCGTACCTCGCCGCGTGCGTCTTCCTGGCCGCACTTTTTCGGGGGAGTCCCGTCGGGGTCGACGTTGAGGTGCCCGGCCTGTCGGCCGGGGACCGGGCCGCGCTCCAGGCCGCCGCGTGGCAGGCGTGGCAATCGCCCGCGTAG
- a CDS encoding MGH1-like glycoside hydrolase domain-containing protein, giving the protein MRTVPLSSAALAVCLLAVPTGAAEPLLAPQQLLDRETFWDNRDWDWYQANVPFFECPDPDIQTTYYYRWELLTKHLTYGSPNSGYSFTEFIDRPFWSGAYGAISCPAGHQLYEARWLRDPKIARDYGRYWLRTPGAQPRNYSTWLADAVWAVHRVHPDDALVTDLLPDLKKNHEGWEKRHFVADVGLFWQTGHDDGMEFNINSRQTKDILRGAPGYRPTMNAYLWADALAIARVADLAGDKATAGTYRAKAAGLKENLQKKLWDPKRQFFFPMSQRDEEVDGFKVKALTLTHQTGRHAGSAFGRELIGYVPWQFSMPDAKKGYEVAWKKLTDKDGFAAPFGPTTVERNDPMFLLKKTCCWWSGQSWPYATSQTLKALANVLQEYEQDAVTKADYLKLLTTFAKTHRKNGKPYLAEACHPDTGSFEGHDGYNHSEHYFHSSFNDLVVTGLVGLTPRDDDTLELKPLAPADWAYFALDEVPYRGHLVSIQWDRDGTRYRRGKGLRVFANGNEIAASETLAPLAVKLPAAPKPAGRGAAGPVNFAVNNDGTYYPRVLASFSHPKTPPSRLTDGNYWYLRDPPNRWTCEGSPNASDSVVIEFGAKRVIHTAKLYFLDDEKGVVPPAKFDIESWDGKAWQPVSTQTRAPEKPTGRRANVIRFPALATEKVRAVLLHANGGRSGLTEFEVWGDAKLPLADPPHPAGNLAYNPGDKAFPKASASYADRFGGRPMSAIDGKTNFLPSPTNRWTSYESPNATDWLDVDFGSEKEFARVELAIYDDRGGVQPPSKYEVEFWDGKAWRPVANAKKMPEKPTGSQFNQVLFDRVNASKVRVVFTHAGMARSGVSEMFVWNE; this is encoded by the coding sequence ATGCGAACCGTCCCCCTCTCCAGTGCCGCGCTCGCCGTGTGCCTTCTCGCCGTCCCGACGGGAGCGGCGGAGCCGTTGCTCGCTCCGCAGCAGCTGCTCGACCGCGAGACGTTCTGGGACAACCGCGACTGGGACTGGTACCAGGCGAACGTGCCGTTCTTCGAGTGCCCCGATCCCGACATCCAGACGACGTACTACTACCGCTGGGAGCTGCTGACCAAGCACCTCACCTACGGCTCCCCGAACTCCGGGTACTCGTTCACCGAGTTCATCGACCGGCCGTTCTGGTCCGGGGCGTACGGCGCGATCTCGTGCCCGGCCGGGCATCAACTTTACGAGGCTCGCTGGCTCCGCGATCCGAAGATCGCCCGCGACTACGGTCGCTACTGGCTCCGCACGCCCGGCGCGCAGCCGCGGAACTACAGCACGTGGCTCGCCGACGCCGTCTGGGCCGTTCACCGCGTCCACCCGGACGACGCACTCGTCACGGACCTGCTCCCCGACCTGAAGAAGAACCACGAGGGCTGGGAGAAGCGGCACTTCGTCGCGGACGTGGGGCTGTTCTGGCAGACCGGCCACGACGACGGGATGGAGTTCAACATCAACAGCCGGCAGACCAAGGACATCCTCCGCGGCGCGCCCGGCTACCGGCCCACCATGAACGCGTACCTCTGGGCCGACGCACTCGCCATCGCCCGGGTCGCGGACCTCGCCGGGGACAAGGCTACGGCCGGTACCTACCGCGCGAAGGCCGCGGGGTTGAAGGAGAACCTCCAGAAGAAGCTCTGGGACCCGAAGCGGCAGTTCTTCTTCCCCATGTCCCAGCGCGACGAGGAGGTCGACGGCTTCAAGGTGAAGGCGCTCACCCTCACGCACCAGACCGGGCGGCACGCGGGTAGCGCGTTCGGCCGCGAGCTGATCGGCTACGTGCCGTGGCAGTTCTCGATGCCGGACGCCAAGAAGGGGTACGAGGTCGCGTGGAAGAAGTTGACGGACAAGGACGGGTTCGCGGCCCCGTTCGGCCCGACCACGGTCGAGCGGAACGACCCGATGTTCCTGCTCAAGAAGACGTGCTGCTGGTGGAGCGGGCAGTCGTGGCCGTACGCCACCAGCCAGACGCTCAAGGCCCTCGCGAACGTCCTTCAGGAGTACGAACAGGACGCGGTCACGAAGGCGGACTACCTGAAGCTGCTCACGACGTTCGCGAAGACGCACCGGAAGAACGGCAAGCCGTACCTCGCGGAGGCGTGCCACCCGGACACCGGCTCGTTCGAGGGGCACGACGGGTACAACCACAGCGAGCACTACTTCCACTCGTCGTTCAACGACCTGGTCGTCACCGGCCTGGTCGGGCTGACCCCGCGGGACGACGACACGCTCGAACTGAAGCCGCTCGCGCCGGCGGACTGGGCGTACTTCGCACTCGACGAGGTGCCGTACCGCGGGCACCTCGTCAGCATCCAGTGGGACCGCGACGGCACCCGGTACAGGCGCGGGAAGGGGCTGCGCGTCTTCGCCAACGGAAACGAGATCGCCGCGTCCGAAACGCTCGCCCCGCTGGCGGTGAAGCTGCCGGCCGCGCCGAAGCCCGCGGGGCGCGGGGCCGCGGGGCCGGTCAACTTCGCGGTGAACAACGACGGGACGTACTACCCGCGGGTGCTCGCGTCGTTCTCGCACCCGAAGACGCCGCCGTCGAGGTTGACCGACGGCAACTACTGGTACCTCCGCGACCCGCCGAACCGCTGGACGTGTGAGGGGTCTCCCAACGCGAGCGACTCCGTGGTAATCGAGTTCGGCGCGAAACGCGTCATCCACACCGCGAAGCTCTACTTCCTCGACGACGAAAAGGGCGTCGTTCCGCCCGCGAAGTTCGATATCGAATCCTGGGACGGGAAGGCGTGGCAGCCGGTCTCGACGCAGACCCGCGCCCCGGAGAAGCCGACCGGTCGCCGGGCGAACGTGATCCGGTTCCCCGCACTCGCGACCGAGAAAGTGCGGGCGGTGCTGCTCCACGCCAACGGCGGCAGGTCGGGCCTGACCGAGTTCGAGGTCTGGGGTGACGCCAAACTCCCACTCGCCGACCCGCCGCACCCGGCGGGGAACCTCGCGTACAACCCCGGCGACAAGGCGTTCCCGAAGGCCTCCGCCTCCTATGCGGACCGCTTCGGGGGGAGGCCGATGAGCGCCATCGACGGGAAGACCAACTTCCTCCCCAGCCCGACCAACCGCTGGACCAGTTACGAGTCGCCCAACGCGACCGACTGGCTCGATGTGGACTTCGGTTCCGAGAAAGAGTTCGCCCGCGTCGAACTGGCGATCTACGACGACCGCGGCGGGGTGCAGCCGCCCTCGAAGTACGAGGTCGAGTTCTGGGACGGGAAGGCGTGGCGGCCGGTGGCGAACGCCAAGAAGATGCCCGAGAAGCCGACCGGCAGCCAGTTCAACCAGGTCCTGTTCGACCGCGTGAATGCGAGCAAGGTACGGGTCGTGTTCACCCACGCGGGCATGGCCCGCAGCGGGGTGTCCGAGATGTTCGTCTGGAACGAGTGA
- a CDS encoding DUF1501 domain-containing protein, with protein sequence MLNVLGSSKRLRDGFTRRELIQAGAGAVVGLGLTGLTRTPATAGGGTRPRHFGKAKSVMVLYLYGAMSQIDTLDPKPDAPAEIRGPFRSMATKLPGVRLGEHLPLLADRLDRVTMVRSMNHPEPIHNVANTVTGISRTDVPMELNQRHPRHWPFFGSVIDYLETTQAGRAGDPLIPRNVILPWRQSATAPDKRAGFFGGFLGSRYDPTPLEFRGKGTVQDCVEKFNPYCGVDPRDAYNFPATDFGPQMTVDRFRARRGLLDELDDRQRYPAGTAPLQSFGELQQIGLRLCDSATLPAALNLAREPAKLRERYGHHLFGQSTLLGRRMIEAGSRVVTVLWDEFAANNSAWDTHNNQTRRLGRELCPGFDRSVSALLDDLEQRGLLDETLVVCLTEHGRTPQAEGNGDGRNHWSGAYSIMLAGAGVARGNVVGSSDRQGAFVKTRPVNPKDILHSIYHLLGIDVERSIPDRQGRPMPLVDGGHLVPEILA encoded by the coding sequence GTGCTGAACGTGCTCGGTTCGAGCAAGCGACTCCGTGACGGCTTCACCCGGCGCGAGTTGATCCAGGCCGGCGCCGGTGCCGTGGTGGGATTGGGGCTCACGGGTCTGACGCGGACCCCTGCCACGGCCGGCGGGGGCACCCGGCCCCGGCACTTCGGCAAGGCGAAGAGCGTCATGGTTCTGTACCTCTACGGGGCCATGAGCCAGATCGACACGCTCGACCCCAAGCCCGACGCCCCGGCGGAAATCCGTGGGCCGTTTCGCTCGATGGCGACGAAACTGCCGGGCGTGCGACTGGGCGAACACCTGCCCCTTCTTGCGGACCGACTCGACCGGGTCACGATGGTCCGGTCGATGAACCACCCCGAGCCGATTCACAACGTCGCCAACACGGTCACCGGCATCAGCAGGACCGACGTGCCGATGGAACTGAACCAGCGCCACCCCCGGCACTGGCCGTTTTTCGGGTCGGTCATCGACTACCTCGAAACCACACAGGCCGGCCGGGCCGGCGACCCGCTCATTCCCCGCAACGTCATTCTGCCCTGGCGGCAGAGCGCCACCGCCCCCGACAAGCGGGCCGGGTTCTTCGGCGGGTTCCTCGGCTCGCGGTACGACCCGACGCCCCTCGAGTTTCGCGGCAAGGGAACGGTGCAGGACTGTGTCGAGAAGTTCAACCCGTACTGCGGCGTCGACCCCCGCGACGCGTACAACTTCCCGGCAACGGATTTCGGCCCCCAGATGACCGTCGACCGCTTCCGCGCCCGCCGCGGCCTGCTCGACGAACTCGACGACCGGCAGCGGTACCCCGCGGGCACGGCCCCGCTCCAGTCGTTCGGTGAGTTACAACAGATCGGGCTGAGGCTGTGCGATTCCGCCACGCTCCCGGCCGCGCTCAACCTCGCCCGCGAACCGGCCAAGCTGCGGGAGCGGTACGGCCACCACCTGTTCGGTCAGTCGACGCTGCTCGGCCGCCGGATGATCGAGGCCGGCTCACGGGTCGTCACGGTCCTCTGGGACGAGTTCGCCGCCAACAACTCGGCGTGGGACACCCACAACAACCAGACGCGCCGACTCGGCCGCGAGTTGTGTCCAGGCTTCGACCGGTCCGTCTCCGCCTTGCTCGACGACCTTGAGCAGCGGGGCCTTCTCGACGAAACGCTCGTGGTGTGCCTCACCGAACACGGCCGAACTCCGCAAGCCGAGGGAAACGGCGATGGCCGGAACCACTGGTCCGGCGCGTACAGCATCATGCTGGCCGGCGCCGGCGTCGCCCGCGGTAACGTCGTCGGCTCGAGCGACCGCCAGGGCGCCTTCGTGAAGACCCGCCCGGTCAATCCCAAGGACATCCTTCACAGCATCTATCACCTTCTTGGCATCGACGTCGAACGCTCCATCCCCGACCGTCAGGGCCGACCGATGCCGCTCGTCGACGGAGGCCATCTCGTACCCGAGATCCTCGCGTAG
- a CDS encoding sialate O-acetylesterase codes for MLNCLASERARADVRLPALFADHAVLQRDKPLPVWGWAEPGEKVTVKLGTEGGDVAAGKDGRWQVTLKPQPVSKEPLTLTVAGKNTITVKDVLLGDVWLCGGQSNMEWGLGGCDAPEDIKAADLPLVRQFGVELHFATTPQADVRGRWAVCTPQTAPGFTAVGFYFARRVHKETGVPIGLLRSCVGGTNIELWMSQDTLMNTPALAGYGKLMRESLATHQKDLAAALPGVEEWAAKSRDALKAGRPVPLPPAIPEFPFGEKMFRPRCVTLHNGMIAPLVPFALRGVLWYQGENNAGGAADGLQYVEKKRAMLADWRKWFGDPNLPFYFVQLAGWQKPSDQPAGGDGWAHVRDAQRKCLTIPHTGMAVATDVGDADDIHPKNKADVGDRLARWALVSEYGKTVVPSGPLFRALKIEGNKAVVEFDHVGAGLMVGRKDGRKPADELTDGKLARFAIAGKDKKWVWANAVIVGDTVVCTHPDVPNPVAVRYAFTMNPVGANLYNRDGLPASPFRTDDW; via the coding sequence GTGCTCAACTGTCTGGCGAGCGAACGGGCGCGTGCCGACGTGCGGCTGCCGGCGCTGTTCGCGGACCACGCCGTCCTCCAGCGGGACAAGCCGCTCCCCGTATGGGGCTGGGCCGAACCCGGCGAGAAGGTGACGGTGAAACTCGGCACGGAGGGCGGCGACGTCGCCGCCGGGAAGGACGGGCGGTGGCAGGTCACGCTCAAGCCGCAGCCCGTCTCGAAGGAGCCACTCACACTGACCGTCGCGGGGAAGAACACGATCACGGTCAAGGACGTGCTCCTCGGCGACGTGTGGCTCTGCGGCGGCCAGTCGAACATGGAGTGGGGACTGGGCGGGTGCGACGCGCCGGAGGACATCAAGGCCGCCGACCTGCCGCTGGTCCGCCAGTTCGGGGTCGAACTCCACTTCGCCACGACCCCGCAGGCCGACGTAAGGGGCCGGTGGGCGGTGTGCACGCCGCAGACCGCCCCGGGGTTCACCGCGGTCGGGTTCTACTTCGCCCGCCGCGTCCACAAGGAGACCGGCGTCCCGATTGGTCTGCTGAGGTCGTGCGTCGGCGGCACCAACATCGAGCTGTGGATGTCGCAGGACACCCTGATGAACACGCCCGCGCTGGCCGGGTACGGGAAACTCATGCGCGAGTCGCTCGCCACCCACCAGAAGGATCTCGCGGCCGCCCTGCCCGGGGTCGAGGAGTGGGCCGCGAAGTCGCGCGACGCTCTGAAGGCCGGGCGGCCGGTGCCGCTGCCACCCGCGATCCCGGAGTTCCCGTTCGGGGAGAAGATGTTCCGCCCGCGGTGCGTCACGCTCCACAACGGCATGATCGCCCCGCTGGTGCCGTTCGCCCTGCGCGGGGTGCTGTGGTATCAGGGTGAGAACAACGCCGGCGGCGCGGCCGACGGCTTGCAATACGTCGAGAAAAAGCGGGCGATGCTGGCCGATTGGCGGAAGTGGTTCGGCGACCCCAACCTGCCCTTCTACTTCGTGCAACTTGCCGGATGGCAAAAACCCTCCGACCAGCCAGCCGGCGGCGACGGGTGGGCGCACGTCCGCGACGCGCAGCGGAAATGCCTGACGATCCCGCACACCGGGATGGCGGTCGCCACCGACGTCGGGGACGCGGACGACATCCACCCGAAGAACAAGGCCGATGTGGGCGACCGGCTGGCGAGGTGGGCGCTCGTGAGCGAGTACGGCAAGACGGTCGTCCCGTCCGGGCCGCTGTTCCGGGCGCTGAAGATCGAGGGTAACAAGGCGGTCGTCGAGTTCGACCACGTCGGGGCCGGGTTGATGGTCGGCCGGAAGGACGGCCGCAAGCCGGCGGACGAACTGACGGACGGCAAGCTCGCCCGGTTCGCAATCGCCGGCAAGGACAAGAAGTGGGTTTGGGCGAACGCCGTGATCGTGGGCGACACGGTCGTCTGCACCCACCCCGACGTCCCCAACCCGGTGGCCGTGCGGTACGCCTTCACCATGAATCCGGTCGGGGCAAACCTGTACAACCGCGACGGCCTCCCCGCGTCGCCGTTCCGCACCGACGACTGGTAA
- a CDS encoding metallophosphoesterase produces the protein MKRLGFALFVIPLGVVAALLTTPPLAIAAPDGPEPLTFIATSDSHYVSSKNLERIDRNKATIERMNNIPGTPWPAKLGGGKVGTPRGVLALGDLIDDGDKRDETPLQWRHFEKQFGLDGTDGLLKYPVFEGWGNHDGPPVGKEKFGFSVQSKIKERNALRKKAGRIGTVSENGLHYSWDWDTVHFVQANLYPADRQHAKVRYSLPWHDPQGALAFVKEDLKRNVGDSGRPVVVMSHCGVDTDWWHPEDWAAFYKAVKPYNVIAYFYGHSGTGLRKYKPEGEEKALDCVNTGQTEKGFFVAEVTAKRLRVGFQAKKDPKATENIVWEWKYLLEKPLTAGK, from the coding sequence ATGAAACGGCTCGGATTCGCACTGTTCGTGATCCCGCTCGGTGTGGTGGCGGCCCTACTCACCACCCCGCCGCTCGCGATCGCGGCACCCGATGGCCCGGAACCGCTCACCTTCATCGCGACCTCCGACTCGCACTACGTCTCGTCCAAGAACCTGGAACGCATCGATCGGAACAAGGCGACCATCGAGCGAATGAACAACATCCCCGGTACGCCGTGGCCGGCGAAACTGGGCGGTGGGAAGGTCGGCACGCCCCGCGGCGTCCTGGCGCTGGGCGACCTGATCGACGACGGGGACAAGCGGGACGAGACTCCCCTGCAATGGCGCCACTTCGAAAAGCAGTTCGGGCTCGACGGCACCGACGGACTCCTGAAGTACCCGGTGTTCGAAGGGTGGGGGAACCACGACGGCCCGCCGGTCGGGAAGGAGAAGTTCGGGTTCAGTGTCCAGTCGAAAATCAAGGAGCGGAACGCGCTCCGGAAGAAGGCCGGCCGCATCGGCACCGTGTCCGAGAACGGCCTGCACTACTCCTGGGATTGGGACACGGTGCACTTTGTTCAAGCCAACCTGTACCCGGCCGACAGGCAGCACGCGAAGGTGCGCTACTCGCTCCCGTGGCACGACCCCCAAGGGGCGCTCGCGTTCGTGAAGGAAGACTTGAAGCGCAACGTCGGCGACAGCGGCCGACCGGTCGTCGTGATGTCGCACTGCGGGGTGGACACCGACTGGTGGCACCCCGAGGATTGGGCCGCGTTCTACAAGGCGGTGAAGCCGTACAACGTGATCGCCTACTTCTACGGGCACAGCGGGACCGGGTTGCGGAAGTACAAACCCGAGGGCGAGGAGAAGGCCCTGGACTGTGTCAACACCGGGCAGACGGAGAAAGGGTTCTTCGTGGCCGAGGTCACTGCGAAGCGACTCCGCGTGGGGTTCCAGGCCAAGAAAGACCCGAAGGCGACGGAGAACATCGTGTGGGAGTGGAAGTACCTGCTCGAGAAGCCGCTGACCGCCGGCAAATAG